Proteins encoded within one genomic window of Halocatena marina:
- a CDS encoding formate/nitrite transporter family protein, which translates to MSSESDNEPSGATLDYRNILEREMESALKEIDRPAKGLFLSGFSAGLNLSFGALFMAMVLTFSGGFGSDLTKQVALAGISAIAFLFVVIGQTELFTAHTTMAILPLLDGRASIGEVGRLWSVVYIANLFGCVAFVGLIAAVGQPMGIAEPSSFQSLASALLGLSWWVTFLSGVIAGWLMGMATWLSAASRDTIGRIVVVLLVTATIGFGPFHHSILGTTEVLSGVIFADGITIDLFGWFLLWTTLGNVVGGGVFVGLLNYGHIELAGERQDIEFVSESRPDE; encoded by the coding sequence ATGAGTTCTGAATCAGACAACGAGCCGAGCGGAGCGACCCTCGACTATCGGAATATTCTCGAACGGGAGATGGAAAGCGCGCTCAAGGAGATTGACCGACCAGCGAAGGGATTGTTTCTCTCGGGATTCTCGGCCGGACTCAACCTGAGCTTCGGGGCGTTGTTCATGGCGATGGTTCTGACGTTTTCGGGGGGATTTGGCTCTGATCTCACGAAACAAGTTGCGCTGGCCGGCATCTCCGCGATTGCGTTTCTCTTCGTGGTGATCGGCCAAACAGAACTGTTCACCGCTCACACGACGATGGCCATTCTTCCACTGCTCGATGGTCGCGCCTCAATCGGCGAGGTCGGTCGTCTCTGGAGCGTAGTGTACATTGCCAATCTGTTCGGATGTGTTGCATTCGTCGGACTGATCGCAGCCGTCGGTCAGCCGATGGGAATCGCCGAGCCGTCGTCGTTTCAATCGCTCGCAAGCGCGTTACTCGGTCTTTCGTGGTGGGTGACATTCTTATCGGGCGTCATCGCGGGCTGGCTGATGGGGATGGCGACGTGGCTGTCTGCTGCGAGCCGTGACACGATAGGTCGAATTGTCGTTGTACTGCTTGTCACGGCGACGATCGGATTTGGTCCCTTTCACCACTCGATTCTCGGAACGACTGAAGTGCTCTCTGGTGTGATATTCGCTGACGGAATCACGATCGATCTGTTCGGTTGGTTTCTCCTTTGGACGACGCTCGGCAATGTCGTCGGCGGTGGGGTGTTCGTTGGGTTGCTCAACTACGGACACATCGAATTAGCAGGTGAACGACAAGACATTGAGTTCGTCTCTGAATCCAGACCCGACGAGTGA